Proteins encoded by one window of Filimonas effusa:
- a CDS encoding FecR family protein yields MNREILKSFFAGWSNHWEKKQVGEYFESNDHRVFDEYAEEAAAEHGNNIKTEPAHRDAFFEALTTRIAREDAPAKKSRIRTLNPWATVAASFILIAATAWFFFRNEKLQSLAVAETDFTRVTNNGHNIRLVQLVDGTHIWITPGSEIIYDKKNYNDTARLIRLKGEAYFNVAAAKLKPFRVTTGALSTTVLGTAFNIEAYENEQHVMITLVKGAVSISSPKEQRLLRPGQQLNYSNTKAAMDVQPIDVAGKEDMFTSGRLVFQNIPLHDVFNRLERACNISIEVADNSLINNKRISGAYRRNNVQETLERILFIHGLHFKKKGGNVYVISR; encoded by the coding sequence ATGAACAGGGAAATATTAAAAAGTTTTTTTGCGGGGTGGAGCAATCACTGGGAAAAGAAACAGGTAGGGGAGTACTTCGAAAGTAACGACCACCGTGTGTTCGATGAATATGCCGAAGAAGCCGCGGCGGAACATGGCAATAACATAAAAACAGAACCCGCTCACCGCGATGCTTTTTTCGAAGCGCTTACAACACGCATCGCCCGCGAAGATGCGCCCGCAAAAAAAAGCCGCATACGCACACTGAATCCCTGGGCTACCGTAGCGGCAAGCTTTATCCTTATCGCTGCCACCGCATGGTTCTTCTTCCGTAACGAAAAACTACAATCTCTTGCAGTAGCGGAAACAGACTTTACACGCGTCACCAACAACGGACATAACATCAGGCTTGTTCAACTGGTCGACGGAACGCATATCTGGATAACACCCGGCAGCGAGATCATCTACGATAAAAAGAATTATAACGATACCGCCCGCCTGATACGCTTGAAAGGTGAAGCCTATTTCAACGTGGCAGCGGCAAAACTCAAACCCTTCCGCGTAACAACAGGAGCGCTTTCCACAACAGTGCTCGGCACTGCTTTTAATATCGAAGCCTACGAAAATGAACAACACGTAATGATAACACTCGTAAAAGGCGCCGTGTCTATCAGTTCTCCAAAAGAACAACGTCTGCTCCGGCCCGGACAACAGCTCAACTATTCAAACACCAAAGCTGCTATGGATGTTCAGCCTATCGATGTGGCAGGTAAAGAAGATATGTTCACATCCGGAAGGCTCGTCTTTCAGAACATCCCTTTGCATGATGTCTTCAATCGCCTCGAACGCGCATGCAACATCAGCATCGAAGTCGCTGATAATAGCCTTATTAACAATAAAAGGATCAGTGGTGCTTATCGCAGAAACAATGTACAGGAAACACTCGAACGTATCCTGTTCATCCACGGCCTGCACTTTAAAAAGAAAGGAGGTAACGTTTATGTGATAAGCAGATAG
- a CDS encoding S41 family peptidase, translated as MISYYSARLYTILVLIIAFGSCKKEQQQLLLPAEQQWILDSMRTYYYWNDQLPSQPAAAGSASDFFASLLYSKDRFSFVTDPGAEKKEYSSFAWYGFEYALLTGMSTPDKLTGVITLVVPGGPAARQGLKRGDYFTAVNGIALTASSKPVAEQLLRSGDGVRLTTAAFSGGILQEGVTLPVSYSYYSEQPVYTSKVLSAGDRKVGYLFYNQFNGYYDQVLLNTLAGLKQQGIQELILDLRYNPGGDVSSSAKLAAALCNASADQPFVIYQANRNGGRRTSSFQTTIRENNYMPLSFSEIAGYRVSLSRVFILTGGGTASASELLVNSLRPYMRVIQIGGRTMGKDMASFAINDRSIPRKTDLVLHPLVFKLYNANGQGDYANGLTPDELVDEWSVLPLLPFGDVQDPLINRALALISASPTGKRLANAADLTTAGTPRPIRWRNRNFPDGTYDITPATNGVLYLVSEQTTRPALPVEVSGDRFR; from the coding sequence ATGATAAGCTATTATTCCGCCCGGTTATATACCATACTGGTTTTAATCATTGCCTTCGGCAGTTGTAAAAAGGAGCAGCAACAGTTATTATTACCTGCTGAGCAGCAGTGGATACTTGACAGTATGCGTACTTATTATTACTGGAATGACCAGCTACCCTCTCAACCGGCAGCTGCGGGCAGCGCCAGTGATTTTTTTGCGTCCTTATTATATAGTAAAGACAGGTTTTCATTTGTCACCGATCCGGGGGCGGAAAAGAAAGAATACAGTTCTTTTGCGTGGTATGGATTTGAGTATGCTTTGTTAACCGGGATGAGCACACCGGATAAACTTACGGGAGTAATAACGCTGGTGGTTCCGGGAGGTCCTGCTGCCCGGCAGGGGTTGAAAAGGGGAGATTATTTTACTGCTGTAAACGGGATAGCCCTTACGGCATCGAGTAAGCCTGTAGCTGAGCAGTTGTTACGTAGCGGCGACGGAGTGAGGCTTACTACTGCCGCATTTAGTGGTGGCATATTACAAGAGGGAGTTACGTTGCCTGTTTCTTATAGTTATTATAGTGAGCAGCCTGTTTATACTTCAAAGGTGCTGAGTGCTGGTGACCGGAAAGTGGGTTACCTATTTTATAACCAGTTCAATGGTTACTACGACCAAGTGTTGCTGAATACGCTAGCGGGATTGAAGCAGCAAGGGATACAGGAACTGATCCTGGACCTGCGTTATAACCCAGGCGGGGATGTGTCGAGTTCAGCCAAGCTGGCGGCGGCGCTGTGTAATGCCAGCGCAGATCAGCCTTTTGTCATTTACCAGGCGAATCGTAATGGTGGGCGGCGGACCAGTTCATTTCAAACTACGATCAGGGAGAACAATTATATGCCGTTGTCTTTTTCAGAGATAGCGGGTTACCGGGTTTCACTGAGTCGCGTGTTTATACTTACCGGAGGGGGAACAGCTTCTGCGTCGGAATTACTGGTAAACAGCCTGCGGCCCTATATGCGGGTGATACAGATTGGGGGGCGGACGATGGGAAAGGATATGGCAAGCTTCGCTATAAACGACCGGAGCATTCCACGGAAAACGGATCTGGTGCTTCACCCGTTGGTCTTTAAATTATATAATGCCAATGGACAGGGTGATTATGCAAACGGTCTTACGCCGGACGAGTTAGTGGATGAATGGAGTGTATTGCCGCTGCTTCCGTTTGGGGATGTGCAGGATCCTCTGATCAACAGGGCATTGGCGTTAATAAGTGCTTCGCCTACTGGCAAGAGGCTGGCAAATGCAGCAGACTTGACTACTGCTGGAACACCCCGCCCAATACGCTGGAGAAACCGGAATTTTCCGGACGGCACCTACGATATTACGCCTGCTACTAACGGCGTGTTATACCTGGTTTCGGAACAAACAACGCGGCCCGCGTTGCCTGTAGAAGTATCGGGAGACCGTTTCAGATAA
- the tig gene encoding trigger factor, which yields MAIVTRENIGLLTDKLTVTVAREDYYPAFEQSLKKYAKTANIPGFRKGMVPASLVKKMHGQGVFTEEVLRRVEKELGDYMAKEQLDIFAQPLPMENDARAFDMNNPADYVFAFEIGLKPDFALNTGDIAVTRYKVNVTEDMINDEVERLRTRHGKMTDPEAAETDEHVLTVQFDETDAAGNVIEGGISKSNSLLVKYFAESIRPTLIGLKKDATLQIQLATAFDSKEREWVMSDLGLNKDSDADADKYFRLTITKVGLIEKAELAEEFFETVYPGRGVKTEEEFRNTVKSEIEAYYGQQSSNQVHDQIYHHLVDHTNMEFPAEFLKRWLQTGGEKPKTAEEAEAEYPSFANQLKWTLISSKLINDNKITVEPAEIKEHAKQQMLGYMGGQSLDSAPWLDEYTNRMMQDQKFVENAYFQLQTTKLFQLLEGQVKAKEESISAEDFASKLHHHHH from the coding sequence ATGGCAATTGTAACCAGAGAGAACATAGGTCTCTTAACTGACAAGCTTACCGTTACGGTAGCCCGTGAAGATTATTACCCGGCTTTTGAACAAAGTCTTAAAAAATACGCCAAAACCGCGAACATCCCCGGTTTCCGTAAAGGAATGGTTCCTGCCAGCCTTGTGAAAAAGATGCATGGCCAGGGCGTGTTTACTGAAGAAGTATTACGTCGTGTTGAGAAAGAGCTTGGCGATTACATGGCGAAAGAGCAACTGGACATTTTTGCCCAGCCGCTGCCCATGGAGAATGATGCGCGTGCTTTTGACATGAATAATCCTGCCGATTATGTTTTTGCGTTTGAAATTGGTTTAAAGCCTGATTTCGCGCTGAACACCGGCGATATTGCTGTAACACGTTACAAAGTGAACGTTACAGAAGATATGATCAACGACGAGGTTGAGCGTTTACGCACCCGTCATGGTAAGATGACTGATCCTGAAGCTGCCGAGACCGACGAGCATGTATTAACTGTTCAGTTTGACGAGACAGATGCTGCAGGTAATGTTATAGAAGGTGGTATCAGCAAATCGAATTCACTGCTGGTGAAATATTTTGCCGAGTCTATCCGTCCTACCCTGATTGGTTTAAAGAAAGACGCGACTTTACAGATACAGCTGGCTACTGCTTTCGACAGCAAAGAGCGTGAGTGGGTAATGAGCGACCTGGGCTTAAACAAAGACAGCGATGCTGATGCCGACAAATATTTCCGTTTAACCATCACCAAAGTTGGTTTGATAGAGAAAGCCGAGCTGGCTGAAGAATTCTTTGAAACAGTTTACCCCGGCCGTGGTGTAAAGACTGAAGAAGAGTTCCGCAACACTGTAAAATCTGAGATCGAGGCTTATTATGGCCAGCAATCCAGCAACCAGGTACATGACCAGATCTATCATCACCTGGTAGATCATACCAATATGGAGTTTCCTGCTGAGTTTCTGAAGCGCTGGTTACAAACCGGTGGTGAGAAGCCTAAAACTGCTGAAGAGGCGGAAGCGGAATATCCAAGTTTTGCCAACCAGTTGAAGTGGACGCTGATCAGCAGCAAACTGATCAACGACAACAAGATCACTGTTGAGCCTGCTGAAATCAAAGAACACGCTAAACAGCAAATGCTGGGTTATATGGGCGGTCAGTCGCTTGACAGCGCTCCCTGGCTCGATGAATATACCAACAGAATGATGCAGGATCAGAAGTTTGTTGAGAATGCTTATTTCCAACTGCAAACCACCAAGTTGTTCCAGTTACTGGAAGGCCAGGTGAAGGCGAAGGAAGAAAGCATTAGTGCGGAGGATTTTGCTTCGAAGTTGCATCACCACCACCACTAG
- a CDS encoding ClpP family protease, which translates to MDFGKEFEKYAIKHRGISGATLHSYQQHNFTNLTPYIIEERPLNVASMDVFSRLMMDRIIFMGDPINDYVANIVTAQLLFLDSTDRTRDIQMYINCPGGSVYAGLGIYDTMQFVSPDIATICTGIAASMGAVLMCAGVQGKRSALKHSRIMIHQPSGSIGGQASDIQITAKEIRKIRFELDEILANHTGKDVATIAADRDRDFWMTAQEAKDYGLVDEVLLINPRKDRKDK; encoded by the coding sequence ATGGATTTTGGAAAGGAATTCGAGAAATATGCAATCAAACACCGTGGTATCAGCGGTGCGACCCTGCATAGTTACCAGCAGCATAATTTTACCAACCTTACCCCATATATCATTGAAGAACGCCCTTTAAACGTGGCGAGTATGGATGTATTCAGCCGTTTGATGATGGACCGCATCATCTTTATGGGTGATCCTATCAATGATTATGTAGCCAATATTGTAACGGCGCAGTTACTGTTTTTGGACAGTACCGACCGTACGCGTGATATCCAGATGTATATCAACTGTCCTGGTGGCAGTGTGTATGCAGGTTTGGGTATTTATGACACCATGCAGTTTGTAAGTCCTGATATTGCGACCATTTGTACGGGTATTGCTGCCAGTATGGGTGCGGTGCTGATGTGCGCCGGTGTTCAGGGCAAACGCAGTGCTTTAAAACATTCCCGTATCATGATTCACCAGCCCAGCGGTTCTATCGGCGGGCAGGCTTCGGACATACAGATCACTGCGAAAGAGATCCGTAAGATCCGTTTCGAGCTGGATGAAATACTGGCGAATCATACGGGTAAAGATGTTGCTACCATTGCTGCTGACAGGGACCGTGATTTCTGGATGACAGCGCAGGAAGCGAAGGACTACGGCCTGGTTGATGAGGTATTACTTATCAACCCGCGGAAAGACAGAAAAGACAAGTAA
- a CDS encoding ClpP family protease, with amino-acid sequence MIQSEYMNPFLSEEEEESPKEEKQEQMSPQLMKKMEKLFLEKRSIYLWGGVDDKSARDIVSKLLVLDADKPGKEIKLYINSPGGVVTSGMVIYDTIQLISSPVTTICMGLAASMGSILLSVGTKGKRLIYPHGEVMIHQPSLGGYFQATSADIEIHALQMEKTKLLGAEILAKNCGKSVEQVLRDFDRDYWMDAKEAIAYGIVDGIVEKL; translated from the coding sequence ATGATACAGTCTGAATATATGAATCCTTTTTTATCTGAAGAGGAAGAAGAAAGTCCGAAAGAGGAAAAGCAGGAGCAGATGTCACCCCAATTGATGAAGAAAATGGAGAAGCTGTTCCTGGAAAAGCGTTCCATTTACCTGTGGGGCGGAGTAGATGATAAGTCGGCGCGTGATATAGTAAGCAAGTTATTGGTTTTGGATGCGGACAAACCCGGGAAGGAGATCAAATTATATATTAACAGTCCTGGTGGGGTTGTTACGAGCGGGATGGTGATTTATGATACCATACAGCTGATCTCTTCTCCTGTAACCACTATTTGTATGGGACTGGCGGCGAGCATGGGTTCCATTTTACTGAGTGTGGGCACGAAAGGCAAGCGTTTGATCTATCCGCATGGCGAGGTAATGATACACCAACCCAGTTTAGGAGGTTATTTCCAGGCGACTTCGGCCGATATTGAAATTCACGCTTTGCAAATGGAGAAAACCAAATTGCTTGGTGCTGAGATACTTGCGAAGAATTGTGGCAAAAGTGTAGAGCAGGTATTACGTGATTTTGACCGTGATTACTGGATGGATGCCAAGGAGGCTATTGCATACGGCATTGTGGATGGAATTGTAGAGAAGCTTTAG
- the clpX gene encoding ATP-dependent Clp protease ATP-binding subunit ClpX, which translates to MAKQSSLHCSFCGRSRDEVKILIAGQEGHICENCVEHAQEIIAQELQVKQEQSSSQYTFSVKRPLEIMQFLDQYIIGQYEAKKVISVAVYNHFKRITQKVQDDIEIEKSNIVMVGETGTGKTLLAKTVARLLNVPFAIVDATVFTEAGYVGEDVESMLTRLLQSCNYDVTAAEKGIVYIDEIDKIARKGDNPSITRDVSGEGVQQGLLKMLEGTEVLVPPQGGRKHPEQKMIKINTSNILFICGGAFDGIDKVIARRINTNAIGFSVNKEQQELQKKNMLQFVNAQDLKGFGLIPELLGRLPVVTYLEPLDVATLRSILTEPKNSLVKQYTRLFDMEGIALKIDTDVLDFMVSKAMEFKLGARGLRSICEHVLTEAMFELPGTDAKEFHVTLPYAQAQFSKSKMGMLKVA; encoded by the coding sequence ATGGCAAAACAATCCAGCTTACATTGCTCTTTTTGTGGCCGCAGCCGCGACGAGGTGAAGATACTGATAGCCGGTCAGGAAGGGCATATTTGTGAGAATTGTGTAGAGCATGCGCAGGAGATCATAGCGCAGGAGTTACAGGTAAAACAGGAGCAGTCGTCGTCGCAGTATACTTTTTCTGTGAAGCGTCCTTTGGAGATCATGCAATTTCTAGATCAGTATATTATCGGTCAATATGAGGCGAAGAAGGTAATATCCGTAGCGGTATACAATCACTTTAAACGTATTACCCAGAAGGTCCAGGACGATATAGAGATCGAGAAGAGCAATATAGTAATGGTTGGGGAAACGGGAACGGGTAAAACGCTGCTGGCGAAGACGGTAGCGCGCCTGTTGAATGTTCCTTTCGCCATTGTAGATGCGACTGTATTCACCGAAGCGGGTTATGTGGGTGAGGACGTGGAAAGTATGCTTACGCGTCTTTTACAATCGTGCAACTATGATGTAACAGCTGCCGAGAAGGGTATTGTTTATATTGACGAGATAGACAAGATCGCGCGTAAGGGGGACAATCCATCCATTACGCGTGATGTGAGCGGAGAGGGTGTTCAGCAAGGTTTACTGAAAATGCTTGAAGGCACTGAGGTGCTGGTTCCCCCCCAAGGCGGCAGGAAACATCCTGAGCAAAAGATGATAAAGATAAACACGAGCAATATCCTGTTCATCTGTGGTGGTGCGTTTGACGGTATTGACAAGGTCATTGCCCGCAGGATCAATACCAATGCTATTGGTTTCAGTGTAAACAAGGAGCAGCAGGAGCTTCAGAAGAAGAACATGCTGCAGTTTGTAAATGCGCAGGATCTGAAAGGGTTTGGCCTGATACCCGAGCTGTTAGGCCGTTTACCGGTGGTTACTTACCTGGAGCCATTGGATGTAGCTACGCTGCGTTCTATTTTAACCGAGCCTAAAAACAGCCTGGTGAAGCAATATACCCGCCTGTTTGACATGGAAGGTATTGCGTTGAAGATAGATACCGACGTGCTGGATTTCATGGTTTCGAAAGCTATGGAGTTTAAGCTGGGTGCGCGTGGTTTACGCAGCATTTGCGAGCATGTGCTCACAGAAGCTATGTTTGAACTTCCGGGTACTGATGCCAAGGAATTTCATGTTACGCTTCCTTATGCCCAGGCTCAGTTCAGCAAGAGCAAGATGGGGATGCTGAAGGTGGCATAA
- a CDS encoding sensor histidine kinase, with amino-acid sequence MIKRLLILLILCCICSQYNVTYARDQQTNAEIVDSLSAKADKLKEVNEEALLKVQAAQKTLRNQKRLLILAALLLVLCFLMAIPFYLNYKKVRIFSDALKQKNMIIQKNAAALDQLNRAISRQNQKLEEDNKLKDKLLSIISHDLRHPLVNTKSILDLINLKLVSPKETEELLEQLESQYVRSLSLLDNLLFWIRGQMKGLKIERTRVNMHRMNATLIEEQRIPIQNKQIKVTNHIDKHLEWRAEREMLKIIFRNLITNAIKFTPSEGEILLTSVIDETYAYILIKDTGIGMSKDILAKVGARQYVSSKGTSNEKGSGFGLILVKDLIEKNEAELLIESEPSRGSTIAVKFRYEKE; translated from the coding sequence ATGATTAAACGACTTCTGATTTTACTGATTCTATGTTGTATCTGCTCGCAATACAATGTAACTTATGCGAGAGATCAGCAAACTAATGCCGAAATCGTAGACTCCCTTAGCGCTAAGGCCGATAAACTCAAAGAGGTAAATGAAGAAGCGCTGCTTAAAGTGCAAGCAGCCCAAAAAACCCTGCGAAATCAAAAACGGCTCCTCATCCTCGCAGCGCTGCTGCTGGTCCTTTGCTTCCTCATGGCAATACCTTTTTACCTTAATTACAAAAAGGTCCGCATCTTCAGCGACGCGCTGAAACAAAAAAATATGATCATCCAGAAAAATGCCGCGGCGCTCGATCAGCTCAACAGGGCCATCTCCCGCCAAAACCAGAAACTGGAAGAAGATAATAAACTGAAAGACAAACTCCTCTCTATCATCTCACACGACCTGAGGCACCCGCTCGTGAATACAAAAAGTATCCTCGACCTCATCAACCTCAAACTCGTAAGCCCAAAAGAAACCGAAGAACTGCTCGAACAACTCGAAAGCCAATACGTTCGCAGCCTCTCCCTCCTCGATAACCTCCTCTTTTGGATCCGCGGTCAGATGAAAGGACTCAAAATTGAACGCACCAGGGTAAACATGCACCGCATGAACGCCACCCTCATCGAAGAACAGCGTATCCCCATCCAGAACAAACAGATCAAAGTCACCAATCATATCGATAAACACCTCGAATGGCGCGCAGAACGTGAAATGCTGAAGATCATCTTCCGCAACCTTATCACCAACGCCATAAAATTCACCCCGTCCGAAGGCGAGATCCTGCTCACCTCCGTAATAGACGAAACATATGCCTATATTCTCATAAAAGATACAGGCATAGGTATGAGCAAGGATATCCTGGCCAAAGTAGGCGCCCGCCAGTATGTCTCCAGTAAAGGCACTTCCAACGAAAAAGGAAGCGGTTTCGGCCTCATCCTCGTAAAAGACCTCATCGAAAAGAACGAAGCCGAACTCCTCATCGAAAGCGAACCCTCCCGCGGCTCCACCATAGCCGTAAAATTCCGCTACGAAAAAGAATAA
- a CDS encoding acyl-CoA dehydrogenase produces MKGTAYEITQHVAQTAKEFARQHIKPYVMEWDEAQTFPADLFREMGKLGMMGVLVPEIYGGSGLTYFDYKTIIEEIAKVCGSIGLSVAAHNSLCTGHILQFGNEAQKHKYLPALASGEHIGAWGLTEPGTGSDAGNMKCTAVKDGDEWVLNGTKCWITHGISGNVAVVLARTGEPRTPRNCTAFIIEKGTPGFSGGKKENKLGMRASETAEIIFENCRIPEENQLGEVGDGFHQAMKVLDGGRISIASLSLGIAKGACQAAIQYAKERHQFDQPIANFQGISFKLADMATEIEAADLLTLQACELKEKGLPMTKQAAMAKYYASEVAVKVANEAVQVFGGYGYTKDFPVEKFYRDAKLCTIGEGTSEIQKLVIAREVLK; encoded by the coding sequence ATGAAAGGAACAGCCTACGAGATTACGCAGCATGTTGCCCAAACGGCAAAGGAATTCGCCCGGCAGCATATTAAGCCCTATGTCATGGAATGGGACGAAGCACAAACCTTCCCCGCCGATCTGTTTAGGGAAATGGGAAAATTAGGTATGATGGGCGTTTTGGTCCCCGAGATCTACGGTGGCTCAGGTCTTACCTATTTCGATTATAAAACCATAATAGAAGAAATTGCAAAGGTCTGCGGCTCCATAGGCCTCAGCGTGGCAGCCCACAACTCTCTTTGTACAGGCCATATCCTGCAGTTCGGTAACGAAGCGCAAAAACATAAATACCTGCCGGCCTTGGCCTCCGGCGAACATATTGGCGCCTGGGGACTTACAGAACCCGGCACCGGCAGCGATGCAGGTAATATGAAATGTACTGCCGTAAAAGATGGCGACGAGTGGGTGCTCAATGGCACCAAATGCTGGATCACGCACGGTATCTCCGGTAACGTGGCGGTGGTACTGGCCCGCACCGGCGAACCCCGTACGCCACGAAACTGCACCGCATTCATCATCGAAAAAGGGACACCAGGCTTTAGCGGCGGTAAAAAAGAAAACAAACTCGGCATGCGCGCCAGCGAAACTGCCGAAATTATCTTCGAAAACTGCCGCATCCCCGAAGAAAACCAACTCGGCGAAGTAGGCGACGGATTCCACCAGGCCATGAAGGTCCTCGACGGCGGACGTATCTCTATAGCCTCCCTTTCCCTGGGCATCGCCAAAGGAGCCTGCCAGGCAGCCATCCAATACGCCAAAGAACGCCACCAGTTCGATCAGCCGATAGCCAACTTCCAGGGTATCAGCTTCAAACTCGCCGATATGGCAACAGAGATCGAAGCAGCAGACCTGCTTACGCTCCAGGCTTGCGAACTCAAGGAAAAAGGACTGCCCATGACCAAACAGGCCGCTATGGCAAAATACTATGCCAGCGAAGTCGCCGTAAAAGTCGCTAATGAAGCCGTTCAGGTCTTTGGAGGCTACGGTTACACAAAAGATTTTCCCGTAGAAAAATTCTATAGAGATGCCAAGCTTTGCACCATTGGCGAAGGTACATCCGAGATCCAAAAACTTGTGATCGCAAGAGAGGTATTAAAATAA
- a CDS encoding ComEA family DNA-binding protein yields MQEHLWKNYFHFSRKERAALLILLFTILLLIFLPRCFNPPVPAPQLDLAAMNSLNNKQMPPAATGTINAETYNAPPATAIHLFAFNPNTITEAGLKQLGLPPKTILTLMHYREKGGTFRKPGDLRKIYGLRPEEANRLIPYVSIPAPRQTATTSYPSAALPQQGTTTLQSVAALPRQTTAFQSSPPTSPSRKLSPGKQLIPTNINTATAADWKKFPGIGEVLSKRIVAFRNKLGNFQSVYQVQQTYGLPDSVFSLMLPYLYVDTTTVAPPAVKTTVEYPNAFTATAIPGNRNYKPEFLQTSPDAARFIPAVLQLKSAGPTPLAPGIFRHRLAWYAVLPIDPSPL; encoded by the coding sequence ATGCAAGAACACCTATGGAAAAACTATTTCCACTTTTCCCGTAAGGAAAGGGCAGCACTCCTTATCCTCCTGTTTACCATTTTATTGCTCATCTTCCTCCCACGCTGCTTCAACCCGCCGGTACCCGCGCCCCAACTCGATCTGGCAGCCATGAACAGCCTCAACAACAAACAAATGCCCCCCGCAGCAACAGGAACAATAAATGCTGAAACATATAACGCCCCGCCCGCAACAGCTATTCACCTGTTCGCCTTTAACCCAAACACCATCACCGAAGCCGGCTTAAAGCAACTGGGACTGCCCCCCAAAACTATCCTCACCCTCATGCACTACAGGGAAAAAGGAGGAACCTTCCGCAAACCCGGTGACCTCCGCAAGATCTACGGCCTCCGCCCCGAAGAAGCCAACAGGCTCATCCCATATGTCTCTATCCCCGCACCACGGCAAACAGCCACCACGTCATACCCTTCAGCCGCCTTACCACAACAAGGCACCACCACCCTGCAATCAGTAGCCGCTTTACCACGCCAAACCACTGCTTTTCAATCATCCCCACCCACATCCCCCTCCCGTAAACTTTCACCCGGAAAACAATTGATCCCCACAAACATCAATACCGCCACCGCCGCCGATTGGAAAAAATTCCCGGGAATAGGAGAGGTGCTGTCCAAACGTATCGTCGCCTTCAGAAACAAACTGGGCAACTTCCAGTCTGTTTACCAGGTACAACAAACCTACGGTCTGCCCGATAGCGTTTTCAGCCTCATGCTGCCTTATCTCTATGTAGATACCACCACCGTTGCTCCCCCCGCCGTAAAAACAACCGTCGAATACCCCAATGCCTTCACAGCAACGGCTATCCCCGGAAACAGGAACTATAAACCCGAATTCCTGCAAACCAGCCCCGATGCAGCCCGGTTCATACCTGCAGTATTACAGCTGAAGTCTGCCGGACCCACACCCCTGGCTCCTGGAATATTCCGCCACAGACTAGCCTGGTACGCCGTGCTGCCTATCGATCCAAGCCCACTCTAA